The Coffea arabica cultivar ET-39 chromosome 2c, Coffea Arabica ET-39 HiFi, whole genome shotgun sequence genome includes the window AATCTTTCATTTAATATTATTTGCAAGGATTGGGGATTGAAAACTTACATGTATATATGACTTTCAACTTTGGCTTGAAGGAGGCGTTGGGTAGTAAATGCTTAAAATATTGGGATGTCTATAAGGTCTTAATCATggatattatttaataatttattaaaagTTGTCCATTAGCACTCTTTAATATACTCATCATATGATGTAGATGTTTATATTTATTGTATCTATAGATTTGGACACTTTTCAAATTAATAACACTCTTATCGAAGCCCTTATGCCTAGTGGAGGCACTTGTCGGCCAAACCTTATGTATATGGTGAGATGAATCTGCACATGAGAACCTTTCCAATAAAACATCCACcttatcttgtttcttgtaACCAGGAATAGTTCACTTCTTATAACTAGACCTAGGGGTGGCAACGCGGCGGGGGATCCCTCCCCCACCCCtcgccccgttgcctattatTTCCCCCCATCCCGCCCCGTTTTCCCCCGCGgggttaaaattttttttttatctaatttcattataattaaatttgagtaaataatcaagtactaaaatatcaatatatcactaaattattattcattgtaacttCACAATTGGAACTCATAAAAATAagtaaacaaaaattatttgaatacaatctaatatgataaaacaaatataactaaaataatcaaatttttatttttgatacaaatacaatcactaaattattagaaaaaagtgttattgtattaagtgtagttaggaatttaatataaatgtattaataaatttagtataaataattaataatttttattaatagacatgtataattaatagtataattgataatagcattatatatataattatgcacatatatatatatatatctttttttttaaacaggTGGCGgcgcggggcggggcggggcggcACCTGTTGCCATCCCTAACTAGACCCCTAgaaccatagttattaaactcggCCCGGAGAGGAGACCGGCGAAGGAGGTGAGTTAACGGGTTACTGGTTCAACCGATGGGTGAGTGGTTGAACCAGtgggtcactaaatatatttaattattatatcttataaattttgatataggatatatgatataaattgtaataaataatgtcataacaaatattcatttaatttaatttgctatagaatatttaattcatataagaatcaacaaagcataaatttaattagtaatctaCCAAACTTCAAGTGTATATGTTTACTGTAATTATCTAGGctatttataaattttaagtgcaaaaaaatattaaaaacaatatttatctttaaaataaattatgtaatatgttatttttgaaatctattttataatttatagaaTATAGGGGTCATaagttttattaaaagattccaaataaatttgttttggaGAATTACacaaaaataaagataaaattaaCAAAACATTCATATAGCATAAGAATGGCCATTACTTAACAAGTGACGAAGTGGCTTGGTGGTGAGCGAAGCACTAACAAGACCTTTAGTCTTGGGTTCGCTTGGAAAagctttttttccttaaaaccGGTTTGTCCACAAACCGACAGGGGTTTCCGGTTTAATCTGATTGAACCGCCGATCCGTTGAAAAGTCAATAATTCACTTGTAAAAACGATCTAATTAGAAAATCGGCCCGGTTTAATAGCTGGTTCACCGGGTTGACTAGTCGAACAGTCGGACCggaccgggtttaataactatgcctAGAACAACTACATCTGAAACCAAGAAAATCATCCACAAGTTTGATAATGGAGACCAATGCTCCAGTCTAGATTCCTCAAATACAACAAAACAGTGAAATCCCTTCTGTCAtatatttcacaaaaaaaaaaaaaaaagttctgcGCTCAAGCTCTTGGTTATCTACTGGCAAATCTGTGAGGGAAGCATTGGAGGAGTTTAGCTGTTTTATTGCAGTTTACGGCAGAGTTGAATCTGAGtttattagtgaagtttttggatcactaaagaagttgctcaacctccCCATGGAGACAAAATTGCTTAACACCAATCAAGACTAAGATGTGACACTACTCTTCATGAAACCATTGGTATACATTGAAGATTCAATAATTATGCGTTGAAGCGGTTCAAAGCTTTACGAACCTCATGTGGCCATCAGGAAATGATCAACTCTGGTAGGTTGAGGTtagagaaaattttctaattggtCCCTAcatcaatgttttaaaaatcggaccgttaattgaactgGTGacgtgaaagggtcgaggttcaaccggtcggaccgatttaacctcggttcaatgaatttttaaaaaaataatttatataaatatttatgcacaaaataagacatgtaatggactaatttaatacattatatgatgaaaagtttactattttgaataacttgattttttaaaaataaaaattttaaattataagttaaaacaaataaatttcatttcaatttcaattatatctaccaaaaaaatcttagatctaacccaaaaatatcataatattttaaaattatacaaaattcatgtctatgaaaatttagattttgtgaacttaaattttaatttacgttttggaatttagagattgcaatttaaaaaaggaattttggagttcgaaagaaatcaagagaatcgaaaatagaaatgcaaacttgataagaaataaaaaatgagataaaagtgagtggttgtggcattaaataatttgggttaaagaaaaataattcttttttaacctttttcaatttaatggacaaaaataaaattaaaagatggaagaaaacatcaataaattaaaaataaagtggtttgattaaaaagagagtgacaaaaaaaaaagaggagagagtgagagagtgtgtgtgtgtgtgtgtgttgaaaattaaaaagaaagagccatgagaggattagattttgtaaaaaaaatgacaaatagAAATATGCgtttttgttttatataaataagttattaaaaaaaactaataagatgtgatggtgccatggttactacattggtctcctattacaaaggtcttgagttcgaatcttgatagTTGCATTTTGTAaaacgttaaaaaaaaaaaggaaaatctctAAAACCGGAAACTGCCGGTTCAATTCGATCCGACGGTTTCACGGTTTAACCAATTTTTAACCGATTTTCTAACCTGATCAACTATAGCATAAAACCGGATCGGGATCATGATCGGTTCACGATCCAACCGACTGGTCCgatccgattttcaaaacactgcCCTACTTAATTTCTACCATTTTAGTCAATGATAGTGCCAAGATGACAAAAATTTTATACTTTTTCTCGCAGAGTTATGATGACAAAGACCGCGAGATTCTATAATGCGCTATTCTCCTTTCACACTGGAATAGTTCAAATCTTTTGACCGTTTAGGCTTATTGAGTTTCCGTTTGAAAAATCCAACTCTATCTTCTGAGGAAAGAGTCAAAACCTATTGTGGTATTAAGGATGTTTTATGATATGTGCTTCAACTTTTTTGTCATGCACGTCCAAAATTCCAACTTATGAAGTTTAAACTTCGTTTTCATATTAGCAagaaaaatcacacaaaaatgtatccttttgaattgtatttttcacagaaaaaaaaaagaattatttatgGTAGCAACGTAATGTTTTTTATATAATGTGacttatgtgaaataaaaaaattattataaagGTAAAAAGGGTGATTAGGAAACTTGTTATACAAAAACatagggtttgtttggattgcttcatatttccccaattttatttgcttacatcatctttacaatttccaatacacctttttatctttccaatatctttttatctcacatacatcacatcacaaaaagtgctacagtaaaaatatcccaaataatcctAAATAACTTACAATCTAAACAGACcctaaagatttttttttcccaaacaaCTCCATATCCATAAAGGACAAATCTAGATCTAGAGGTGTCAAAGCCACCTGTAGCCCAATCTTGGAAGAAACACTTACTTTAAGGTATAGTATAGCTGGACAAGTTGGTAGCAGCGCAGACAACATATATTTTAGGTATAGTGGAGCAGACAGCATATATTTTATCGAACCACAGTTGAAATATTTGCGACAGAATGCTTAAACTAATTTGTTTCTTGCAACTAGAGACAATTCATTACTTATCTGTCATCaaatttgtagaaaaattaaacCAAGCTAGTATGATTTAATATATTAAGTTGTGGGCATATGTCATTAGTTAATTGGCTAGTTTGCATTGGAGTGGCATGGGATAAATCCTTTGTTAGTACTAGTACTAGTCAGTTTGTACAAAGTGCCGAAGAAGTTTTATGTCGGTCCGAAACAATTATTAGGCAATTCATGTGGATATATTGATCCAAAACAATTATTATTGATGTCGGTCCGAAACAATTATTAGGCAATTCATGTCGGTCCGAAACAATTATTATTGATCCAAAACTAATAGAAAAAATTCATGTGGATATATAAGGATTCCACTTGCTAATTTACACGTTAAATGGAATTTACTTAACATattaaataaaatcaaatgGGACTTTTTATCAGTCCGCATGAAACATTTTTATTAGTACGGAATAATTACTAGATATGTCTAGTATTtgttctactttttttttttttgtgtcagcaacgatacatttgtataacctactctgTCCTAATTTAGGGGGGAGGGAAAACCTAAGAAGGCTGTGATAGGGGGCTAGTGGGTATACAGATCCAACTAGACTAAGAGAGTGTTATGGCACAActcttagatttttttcgctgcAGGTGAGATTTAAACCCTCACCTACAGCCCAAGGAGGGACTTAAACCCCTCCCTGATAGCTACTGAGCTATTGGCCCAGTGGTTAATAGTATTTGTTTAGCTAGTATTTGTTCTACATAGGAGGCTTATTGTCATACAAGGCTTAATAAGTCGGATCCGGGGCTGGAACGGTTGTCAGAGCAACCGTTTCGGAAGGTGTAACACCATTTGTACACGATGTAACATCATCTGTACAAGATGTAACAATAGAACAATAGTGAGTAACACTAGAACAACATTTTTGTGGGTTCCACACgacgtgaaaatcgagttacaagaAGTGATTTGAGGCGCACAAATTTTTTTGGCCTAATCATGACCGTGAACCTTCCGAAACGATTGTCTGACAACCGTTCCAGCCCCTCCTCCTAATAAGTCAGCAGCTTCGGGGTTTTGGTCAGAATAGTCAGAGCCTGTTTGTCGGtcattttatttttgtgaacaGGTGCATCCCCCCGGAGCCCTTTGTCAATACAAGAATAAATTACTTTGCCTCGTATGTCgattttttgtgattatttctGTAGATTTATGTTTTTTATTGATTTGGATTCATCAGGAATCCTTTGTCCCTTGACCAAATCTAGAACAGCTACATCTGAAGCCAAGAACATCATCCACAAGTTCGATAATGCAGACCAACAACCCTCAAGTCTGCGACTCCCAAACGCAGAAAagcaaaacaattccagtcataTATTTCACCACAGAAAACCTAAATCTTGGCACAAGTTCTTGGCTCTCTACTTGCAAAGCTGTGAGGGAAGCGTTGGAGGACTTTGGCTGTTTCATTGCAGTTTATGACAAGGCTGAATCTGAGTGCAAAATTGATGTTTTTGCATCGCTGAAGGAGTTCTTTAATCTTCCCATGGAGACAAAATTGCTTAACGTTCACCctgataaggatgcatttggTTATTTTGGACCAAAACCTAATTTCCCTCTTCTTGAAGCCATCTCTATTGAAGATTCAACAACTATTGAAGCGGTTCAAAGCTTTGCCAATCTCGCCTGGCCATCTGGAAATGATCATTTTTGGTAAGATGAGTTTATAGAAAATCTGCATACTGGTGCCTAGAGATGGTACTACTAGCACAAAGATTGATGAAATTTTCATGTTTCTGATATTTGATTCCAAATTTTGACCTATATGTTGAAATTGGTGGAATAAAAGGCTATATTCTTACAAGTGATTAGTGCACCTGGAGAAATAGAAAGTCTACTTGGAAAAATTGAAATGTATCATTCTTCCATATACAAATACTTGTATAACTGGCTATATAAGTGGTGGACTTTAAACATCCCTTAGGTACCTTTTTCCAAACATGGCAAATTTGATCCAATTTACCAGCTCAATTAGGTTTAGGACTGGATTTGTCACCAAAAGAAAGTCTACGATTGTTGCATAACTTTATAGCGATAAAGAATTAAGGTGACAATGAGGAAGACTTTAGGAGCTATAAATTGGCTTAGTTCCTTAGAATTAGTAGGGTATAATGCACTTATAGTTAccaaacaattcaaaagttttaTTTAGCCAATTGTACTTTCTGTTTTTGTCTAAATTCATACCTGGTTAGTATTGTCTCGGATGTCTTAAATAAattaacttaaaaaataaattaaaagggATAAATCAATGGGATACTGCAGTTTCATTTGAGATAAAAAATGACACAAATAATAATTTAGAAACACAAAGTTAAAAACTTTgtggttaattttttttacagtAATTACGACAGTAAACAACATTTTTATTCCAATTTTTCGATTTATGATACTCTAGATAAATATACACCACACAAATGACATtacgtattttttttttacctcattATAATTTATTTGTACTATGATTAGTTTGGTTTTTTATTCTTAGTGAAACAATATGCGCCTGCACAAGGCAACTATCAGAGGTGAACAGGATGGTGAGCAAAATGATCTTTGAAAGCTATGGTGTTGGTAGGTACAGTGATTCTCACATAGAATCAACATCTTATCTCTTCAGAGCCAATGCTTATAGAGTTTCCCAAGAGAAGGAGCCAAATCTTGGAATCAGTCCTCATACTGACACAAGTTTTGTGAGCGTTCTTAAGCAAGATAGTGTACAAGGGTTGCAGATTCAATCAAAAGATGGTACATGGATTCCTGTTGATTTCCCACCATCTTCCGTCGCAATCATGGCAGGTGATGCCATGCTGGTATAGCCATTTTCCTTCACTTATTCGTTTTTTTTATACGTTGATGATATATACActagaagtggcaaaatggattcatatccaccaatccatccatataaaccaaccttaaatggatttggattatccatataaattcaatggttttaaatggataaccatttaaatccaattatGTTGGTGGATTTAGATGGATTATCCATCTTATCCATATACATCCATTTaacttaaaaaaatagaaaacacatttataaaaatgtgagataaaatcttgtgggactatttattcttttcttcataACTTCCTCATATGTCAAAATAATTTTGTGGGACCACCTATTCTTTCCTTCATAACTTCCTCACATGCCAAGTTGCCAATAACattaattgcattttgtttgctTCTAGTTCCTAGACTTCTTCCatccttttcaaaattataatttaatctctactcttgttttttttttaattaaactctcATGTAGTAATGATTGCAAACATTTATATTCTTAAGTAAAAAAAAGCGAGAATGCATCATGCAgtgtcaaaataatttttatttttttaattcttttatttataaaaagaatttttctaacgaGTGTCCCCACAACATTGGTTAAGATATGTAaatgacactttttttttttttttccaaattctcaTACTTGCAATCCCTCTCCCCTTATCACCCAATCcaactatccaaaaaaaaaaaaaagacacctaATTTACTAAGTAATATAAGGTAGCTTGTATATCAATGGTATAATAAGGAGtttcatacatttttaggtACTACGTGCACATgtaatgaaaatattttacttgtcaAATAACATAAGATTTTTTATTAGAACTCCACTTTTATTCAAGACATCACTCTTGAACAGGAGTGCAAAAAATTGGAAACGTAAACTTCTTTTCACTGTAAAGCCGTattcaattcattcaaaagTTATAAAAATATAGCCAAGTTCTTAATTGTTCATTACTTTACAAAATGATATTTAAAGTAATGACGAAAGGTTAAATTGACCACAGCAGTTAAATTTTCTTGGAACTAAACTAATTTTATGAAGAACTGAAATAGAGTAGTAGTACAAGCATTTGTTATTACCAAAAGGTTTTAGGTGATTTAAGAATAGAACTTTGGGGATctgtattttttgaaaaaaaacatTTGGATCTTAAATTTAGGATTTGGGAGAGTAAATGGATAAATGGATGGATCATGGTTTTCACTATCCATTTAAATgacatccatttagatccatttattaaatggttttaattggattggatcaatttgatccactatccatttaactaaaaccatttatcaaccatatatccattttgccacttctaATATACACTATCATATTCTGCAAATTATATTTTGTTAATTGTACTTGACCTCCTGGACCTATATCCCAGTTGCACTTTGCCCcgtgaatgaaaaaaaaaatgcaatttaccCCTTCGGAAGATTTCCTAGCTATAATTATGTATAAATTTGTGATGTTAATTTGTTTTAGACAACCATTCCCTTTAGAGGAGTTCTTGACAAAATTTTTACTGCCTTATTTGTATATATAATGAGTCTGCAGAATATTCTTATTTATTCTAATTCCTAACAAACAAGTATATTTTAGAATCATCCATTTTCCTTATCCAATGCATTCATTATTTCACTTTATTTGAACAGATAAACACAAgaacagaaaaaataaaagcaagaatggATTCATCCAATTAATTTTGGTTGTGattttccaataaccaattatatggagggtatttttgtcaaagaaaatttttttgcatCCAAAACTCTAAGTATTTTTGTCAAATAAAAGCTAGAATGAAATATAAAAGGTATTAATGGTAACTTCATCCAAAAACTCTAAAGGAGGGTATTTTTgccaaagaattttttttttttgcatcatatttttatatttatttatatggtGAAATCTtctaaaaggggtaaattgccTATTCTTTTTGGTGCAATTGAGGTATTGGTTCAAGGGGTAAAGAGTAATTAATTTGTTTGCATCTACCAAAAAATGTATAAGGTACGTTTAGCATATTATTGGCTAGTAGTTTTAAATGCATTTTATTGTTTCAAAAAAATACCATTAGAAGCTTATAATTTATATTCAAAACAACCTAAATTCTTCGATGTCAAAGTAGTTTTTATCAAAAACAAccgaaagaaaaagagaaatttaAGTACTCATTAATTTTCTTAGCAGAAAGAATAGTGGATCCTCATTTATAATTAAGTCATTCTGTTACTTGCTGAAGGCATGGAGCAATGGCAGAGTACGACCTTGTTTCCACAGAGTTATGGTGACAGAGAAATCAAGAACCTCTATTGGGTTGTTCTCCTTCCACACTGGAATTGTTCAAGTACCAAAAGAGCTTGCTGATGACAACTACCCATCACAATTTACTTCTTTTG containing:
- the LOC113727503 gene encoding deoxypodophyllotoxin synthase-like isoform X2; the protein is MQTNNPQVCDSQTQKSKTIPVIYFTTENLNLGTSSWLSTCKAVREALEDFGCFIAVYDKAESECKIDVFASLKEFFNLPMETKLLNVHPDKDAFGYFGPKPNFPLLEAISIEDSTTIEAVQSFANLAWPSGNDHFCETICACTRQLSEVNRMVSKMIFESYGVGRYSDSHIESTSYLFRANAYRVSQEKEPNLGISPHTDTSFVSVLKQDSVQGLQIQSKDGTWIPVDFPPSSVAIMAGMEQWQSTTLFPQSYGDREIKNLYWVVLLPHWNCSSTKRAC
- the LOC113727503 gene encoding deoxypodophyllotoxin synthase-like isoform X1: MQTNNPQVCDSQTQKSKTIPVIYFTTENLNLGTSSWLSTCKAVREALEDFGCFIAVYDKAESECKIDVFASLKEFFNLPMETKLLNVHPDKDAFGYFGPKPNFPLLEAISIEDSTTIEAVQSFANLAWPSGNDHFCETICACTRQLSEVNRMVSKMIFESYGVGRYSDSHIESTSYLFRANAYRVSQEKEPNLGISPHTDTSFVSVLKQDSVQGLQIQSKDGTWIPVDFPPSSVAIMAGDAMLAWSNGRVRPCFHRVMVTEKSRTSIGLFSFHTGIVQVPKELADDNYPSQFTSFDHWGLLKFRSKNPALSSNERVKAYCGRKDI